The nucleotide window GAGCCCTCGATGTCCAACTCGGTGATCTGCACGTCCACCCCGAGGGCGGCGAAGCTGGACAGCGTGGTGCGGTAGTTGCTGTTGTACGGCGAGTTGGCGTTGAAGTGCGACTGGAACCCGACGCAGTCGATCGGTACCCCACGGGACTTGAAGTCGCGCACCATGTTGTACACGGCCTGGGTCTTGGCCCAGGTCCAGTTGTCGGTGTTGTAGTCGTTGTAGCAGAGCTTCGCGTTCGGGTCCGCCGCGTCGGCGGCGCGGAACGCCGCCTCGATCCAGTCGTTGCCGGTGCGCTGCAGGTTCGAGTTGCGACGGGCGCCGCTGTTGCCGTCGTCGAACGCCTCGTTCACCACGTCCCACGAGTAGATTTTGCCCCGGTAGTAGGTGGCCACTCGGGTGACGTGGTTCAGCATCGCGTTGCGCAGCGCGGTGCCCTCCATGCTCTGCATCCAGCCCGGCTGCTGCGAGTACCACGCCAGGGTGTGGCCCCGGACCTTCCAACCCCGGGAGATGGCGTGGTTCACGATCCGGTCCGCGTTGCTGAAGGTGAAGTTGTTCTGCTGCGGCTCGGTCGCGTCGATCTTCATTTCGTTCTCGGGAGTGATGCTGTTGAACTCGCGGTTCAGGATCGTCGTGTAGGCGCTGTCGTTGAGCTTGTTGGCGGCGACGGCGGCACCGAAGTACCGGCCGGACTGGGCCGCGGCGGCGCCGAGGGTCGTCTCGGCGGCCTGGGCGAGGTTGGGCAGCAACGACACGGCCAAGGCCAGAATTATCGCGGCTGTTCCGGAAAATGTGAGCGCTCGCAGTCGGGTGCGCCCGATGGGACGGGTCCGGGAGACCATGCTGATCCTCCAGTGGTGGGGTAGGAAATTCCTGTCGCTGTTCGGTGGGGCGGCCCCGCTCGGGTGGCGGCGGCCACGATGCTGAGTCCGTCCGAGAGCGGGCCGGAACTCAGGTCAGGCGTCCGTCCGGGAGCGAATCCTTGGGCTGTTTGACCAGCGGGTGGAGGGTTGCGATGAGTGGGGCCGGCCGCCCGCCGTGAAGCCGCTGCGGGCGCTGGTCTCGCTAGGTGGTGGACGTGATCACCTGGTGGGTGGGTGGGCCTGACGGTCGCGTGAGGCGCCTCCGGTCTTGAAGGATCTTGTTAACGTTCACAGCGATCGATGGCTCTCAGGCTGGCAGAAGATTCCAGAGTTTTCAACCGGTAGTTTCGGGCTTGTTACGGATCAAGGGCGGTAGGGCTCGAGTCAGGGTCGGCGCCAGGGATCGGGGCGTTGAGGCTGCCGCGCCTCGCTCTCCTGGGGGAGTGGAGGGCACCCAGGGAGGGAGGCGTCATGGTGCTGGCGTGGCGAGGATGCTGGTATGCCAGCTTGCACAGGTCGTCGCTGGGCGTACGGCGCCTTCGCTTGGTTGATCTTCTTTGTGGTGTCCCACGTGATCCTGGTGTTCTTTCCCGGAGACGATCCGACCGGTGATGGACCCTGGGACATGAGGGCCTACGTCATCTTCAACGTTGTGCTCATCTCGATGTCGGCCATCGGAGCAGCCGTCGTTCTCGCCACAGTCCGCCCGCGGGCTCGACACCTTCCCCGGTGGTTACTCCTGACGCCACTGTTGTCTGGCAGCATGCTGCTCGTCGTCCGGGGTGTTCCAGGAATGGTGGAGAACCTCCTGATGGTCACAGGTGTCCGTCGCGGCGGCTTCGTGGGAGCAGCGGACATCTCCACGGGCGAGTTCTGGGCCGGCATCGGAATCAACACCTACTTCTTCGCCGGAGCGGTGTTGCTGGTTGGGACGACCGTTTCCTACGGCTGCCGATCAGCGGGAAGCGCACCGAGGACATCAACGGACCCGCCGCGCTGAGGCGGACCGCTACAGTGCCGCCTCGTCGTCGCGGTCGCACAGCAGCACCACCTTGAACTCTGGCTGGCCGAACGGGCTCTCCCAGTGATGAACGGCCTGCGCCAGGATCTGGAACGGCGTGTGTCGATCCCCGGCACTGCTCGGCAACAACCGGGTCGCGTTCGGTGACACCGCCGCCAGTCGGGCAGCTTTGTCCACAACGGCTAGACGATCACGCGGTGGCCGCACCTCGTCCACCCGGCCCCACCAGCAACATCTCAAACGGCGGCGGCCGTACTAGGGTAGGGGTAACTCCCAACCCGACTGGGGAGGTAGCAGGATCGAGCAAGATCCAGAAACCGTGGAAGCTCATTTCCATGACCACGCAGAAGATCTCCCGGTTCCATCGGGCCGCCCTGGCCCTTGTCCTTCCCGTCGCCGTGATAGCGGCAGTCGCCGGGTGTGATGACTCGGCGGCGCCGAAGGCCGCGCCTGCGGCCAGTTCGGTAGCCGCGCTTCCCTCGACCTCGACAAGCGCGGCCGGCCCGGCAAGTGCGGCCCCCGCAGCGGGCCTGCATATGATCGCCAACAACGGGCATCAGCTTGCCTTCCACGTCACGCCCGGAAGTTCTCCCACCATCGTGCTGGACGCCGGCGGTGGCGAGGACTCCTCGTACTGGGATGCCCTGGTGCCGCAGCTGTCGCAGGCCACCGGATCGCAGATCATCACGTACGACCGGGCCGGTCTGGGCGCCAGCGAGGAGGTGAAGGGCCCATGGGACCCCAAGGCCGCCGCCTCCGACCTGCAGGCCGGTCTGCGTGAACTCGGCGTCACGAAGAACGTGGTCCTCGCGGGCCACTCGCAGGCAGGAGAGGTGGCCCACTACTTCGTCCTCGCGAACCCCGGCGTTGTCTCCGGGGCGGTGCTCATCGATGCCAACGTGCCGCAATTCTTCACCGACACCCAGACCCAACGCCTCGTCGCGCTAACCGCGCCGCAGATCGAAGAGCTCAAGAAGGCGCCGTCGACGAAGGCGAACCGCCAGCTCATCGCCACGGCCGACAACTTCGGTCCCACGCACGAGGCGTACCACAAGGTCTCCTGGCCCGACGGCGTTCGCGTCATCTATATCGTGTCGGACAAGACGCCCTTCGATGGGTCTCCGCAGGACGCTCAGGCCTGGCGCGACGCGGCAGCGGCGTTCACCAAGGCGGGGCCCGACCGCACACTCGTCATCGCCGAGGGAAGCTCGCACGACGTTCCCCAGGACAAGCCCGCCCTGGTGCTCAAGGAAATCGAACAGATGACCGCCACCGTCAAGTAGAGGCCATCGGGCCGACGGCTGACAGGACCGGCGAGCCTGGTTGACCGGCGCTGCCCCGGCGTGCTCGGTCAACCAGTCTGCGGATCGATGCGAGCCTCCGTGGACCACGGACGGACACCATGGTCGCTGGATCCCACGCGACGTGGGGGGACACCGACCGTGGGGAAATGCGGATCACCGGCCAACATGAATCACCAGCCCGGCGCTCGGCACGATGCGCAATGATGGAGTGAGATGACCGATGACAGCGGAGCCGCCCTGTCCGGCGGCTCCTCGCCCTCGCGGGAGGGCTCCGGGCCGGGTCGCGTCGCTCGCAGCGGTCCGATTCCGCGCTCCGCGCTGGCCCAGCGGATGAGCCTGCTGGGCTGGTCGCTGGTGCTGCTGCCGGGCACGGTCCTAGGTGCCGTGCTGGCCACACTCTGGATCACCTCGATATCGATCGCCGCGCTTGGCGTCGGAATCCCACTGACCCTACTCGCGACCGTACTGGTGCGCTGGTTTGCCGACCTGCATCGCCAGTGGGCCGCCGACCGGCTCGGCGAACCGGTGCCTGCCCGGCCCTATCAGCCGACGCCGGACGCCGGGTGGCCGGTGCGGCTCTGGACGATCCTGCGCGACCCGACGACGTGGCGGGACTGGATCTGGTTGGTGGTCAACTCGATCACCATTTGGTTGAGTTGCGGACTGTCGCTGCTGTTCTTCCTCTTCGGAGTCGTATACCTGACCTATCCGCTCATCTATCAGCTGACGCCTTCTCAGGTGTTCCGCACTCCGATGGGGGAGGGCTTCCGGCTGCACAGCGTCGCGCAGTCGTTCTGGCTGGTACCGCTCGGTCCGGTTTTCCTTCTGCTCTGGTACGTCACTGCGGTGCGCCTCGCGAACCTCAACGCTCGGGTGATCCGCGCTCTGCTCGGCCCCACCGAACAGGCGCGCCTGCGGGCCCGCGTCCAACAGTTGGCGACCTCGCGAGCTGAGACCGTCGACACCCAGGCCGGTGAACTGCGCCGAATCGAACGCGACCTGCACGACGGCGCGCAGGCCCGGCTGGTGTCGCTGGGTATGAGCCTGGGCTTGGCCGAACAGTTACTGCCCAACGATCCGCAGGCCGTCCAGCAGTTGCTGGCCGAGGCCCGCGAGTCGACCTCCCGCGCCCTCACCGAGCTGCGCGACCTGGTACGGGGCATCCATCCGCCGGTACTGGCCGACCGTGGCCTGGACGGCGCACTCAAGGCCTTGGCCCTGGTCAATCCGATCCCGACCACGGTGGTGACCCGCCTACCCGGACGGCTGCCGGCCCCGATCGAATCCGCGGCCTACTTCGCCGTCGCCGAGGCCTTGTCGAACGCCATCAAGCACGCCCAGGCCCAGCAGATCCGGATCACCGTGGAGTTCGCACCCCACCGGGGCGGCGCTGCCGGGGAACTGACGATGCTGGTGTCCGACGACGGCCGTGGAGGTGCGTCGATCGATTCCGGCACGGGCCTGCGTGGCATCGTCCGTCGCCTGGCGGCCTTCGACGGCACGCTGACCGTTGACAGCCCGCCGGGCGGACCTACCGAGGTGAGGATGTCGCTGCCGTGCGTGTCGTGATAGCCGAGGACCTCGCCCTGCTCCGCGAGGGCCTGATCAGGATCCTGCGGGCCAATTCATTCGAGGTAGTGGAAGCCGTTGACAACGGCCCCGCGCTGATCCGGTCGCTGACGACGCACCGCCCCGACGTCGCCATCGTCGACGTGCGGTTGCCGCCGACCTTCACCGACGAGGGGTTGCGTTCCGCGATCGAGGCCCGCCGCCAGATTCCAGGGCTGCCCATCATGGTGCTGTCGCAGTATGTCGAGCAGATCTACGCCAGGGAGCTGATGTCAGATCGCGCGGGCGCGGTGGGCTACCTGTTGAAGGACCGGGTTACGGACGTCGACCAGTTCGTCGCCAGTGTCCGGCAGGTCGCTACCGGCAGCACCGTTATGGACCCCGACGTGGTGAGTGCGCTACTCACCCACCGCTCCACCGACCCCAAGCTCCTGGAGCTGAGCCCACGCGAGCATGAGGTCCTCACCCTGATGGCCGAGGGCCGCTCGAACGCTGCGATCGCCGCCCGGATGTTCGTCACCGAGAAAACCGTCAGCAACCACAGCAACAGCATCTTCACCAAGCTCGGTCTCAAACCCTCCGAGGACGACAACCGCCGCATCCTGGCGGTACTCGCCTACCTGGAAGGCTGAGTCCTTGGCCTCCTCCCCACCATGAGTGCGACCGAGAACTGCCGAGCAACCAGGGCCGGTGGGGCGACGACGAAGAACTGGGCACCCCGAATCTGATCACGGATGAGGAACGCCACGGGCGGCGTCATGTACGGGCCGACCGCAGCGAACGCCTCCATCCGCACGATGAGGCGGGGACATTCGACGACCTAACCTCCTAGGACGCTCTACGGGTTGTGCCTCAACCGACCGTGGCACCCGCGCGACCGCCACCGCTGACGCTCCTGGCAGGTAAAACGTGACGCTGGGCAGGCGGCCGGACACGTACTGGAAGGCCGCGTCCCGCCGACACGGGTGGCTGAAAATTCGCGTCGAATTGCGGTAACCAAATCGGTTGGCCAACCCGTCAGGTCAGTGATGGATCGCCACTGCGGGCGGTCGGCCGAGGGGAGTACGGGACATGGGCGACGTCCGTGGGCGTTTCAGGGACGATCTGGCCCGACACCCCGCCCCGCCGTTGGGTGACCTGGTGCAGCAGGCGGTGGTGCAGGGGCGCCGATTGCGCCGCCAGCGCCGCCTGGCGCAGTTCGGCGCCGGCGGATCGGCGTTGGCGATGCTGCTCGTGGTCGGCCTGATCGCCGGGCCGCTCGGCTTCGGTGCGGATGATGCCGGTCAGCCCGGCGGGATGACCGTCGGTGTGCCGGGTGGGCCGGTCGACACCGCCACGCCATCCCCGACTGACTCCCCAGGTGGCGAGCCGAGCGGGTTCGAGGAGGGCGCCGGCGCGGAGCAGGGAGGAGCGCCGCCCCATCGGTTCGTGCCGCCGACTCCCTCGACCACTGTGATCGACACCGTGCGGATAGGGGCGGGGCCGGACGGTGAGTTGCTGACCACCACACCGCAGGGAGCCCTGGAACTGCTGACCCGGCTTCTACCCAAGGGGGGAACCAGCGGTTATGCGAGCCTGGCGAGCAGCGGGGCGGGCCCCGGCATGCCGTACGTCCAGGTCTACCTGGATCGAGGCGACGGACCGGGGATGCTGCGGCTCGTCATCTACCAGGACAACCTCCGCGGCGGCCCGGCCCCGGGGACGGTGGAACTGACCGAAGTGCCCGACAACTGCGTCCAGAACAAGATGGTCACCGTGCACCACGGTGGCGGCCTCAGGGTCGATCTGATGATCTCCACCTGTCTGACCTGGGAGGGCAAGGGGACCTCGCCGGCACTGCCCGTCCTCTCCGTCAAAGAGGCGATCGAGATTGCCGCCAACCCGATCTGGGGGACGAAACTGCCGGCCGAGTTCGTCATCAACGGTGCCAAGAGGTTCTCGACGCTGACCCGGTCGAATGGCTGACGAAGACTTCGTGGAGTTCGCGCAGGCGGCCGCCGGCCGCCTGCGCGACGCCGCGTTCCTGATGTGCCGCGACTGGCATCTCGCCCAGGACCTCACCCAGACGACGCTCGCCAAGGTGTACGCCAACTGGCGGCGGGTCCGCCGGGCCGACGACCCCCACGCGTACGCCCGCAAGATACTGCTGCGCTGCATGATCGACCAGCAGCGGCGCCGCTCCAGCCGCGAGTTGGCAATGTCGGCGCCGCCGGATCGGGGCGAGGAACATCCGGCCGAGCTGCGCATGACGTTGCTGGACGCGGTCGCCACCCTGCCGTTGCGGGAGAGAGCGATCATCGTCCTGCGCTACTGGGACGACCTGAGCGTGGAGGCGACCGCCGAGGTTGTGGGTGTCTCCACCGCGGTCGTCAAGAGCCAGAGCATGCGTTCCCTCAGTCGTCTGCGCGAGTTGCTCGGCGAGTCCCGTTCCGAGTTGTTCGCCGAGGAACGCCATTGACCGGTCCCGTCCACGGCCGGGGTGCGGCGGATCTCGGCGGTGTCGGGCCGTCGGCCGGCGATCGCCGCGCCCGTAGTGCGGTGACGAGGAACGTGCCACCACGCATCGTCGCCTTGAACGCGACCCGCGGTGGCGCATATCTGCGTTGGGGAGGTTTTCCGTGTCCGCATCGAGCAGCAAGACGTGCCGAGGCCGGGTTCGCGGCAGAGGCCGAGGCGCGGTCGTTGTCGTGCCGGCTGTCCTGTGGGCGTTGGTGATGATGGCCGCGGGGTGTCATCGGTCAGAGGCCGGCGTCGGCCCCGATGAGCGACGCACCGCGAACGCGGAACGGGGCGATCCGAGCGTGCTGCTGGTTGCGGGCGATCTGGGTTCGGACTGGCGTGAGGACGACGCTCGAACCGGTATGCCGGCCTGGCCGTGGGAGCAGGGCAACTGTCCCAACTATCGGAGCGGCGACTACCCGGCCAAGTCGCATCGGCGCGCTGCCGTGGAGCGCTACTACCGGCCGTTCGACGGCTCGTCGCCGGCCCACCACGTCGTGGAGACGTACGAACCCGGGTGGGCCGAGCGGAATGTCGATGACGTCCGTCGGGTCCTACTGCGGTGCGCGAGCTACCTGGTCCTCGGATCGCAGGTCTCGTTCGACGTCGTCGATCCCCATTATCTGAACGGCGCCGGCATGCTCATCCGAGGTCGCATCGAGCATGCCGACATTCCGAACACCGTCACGTACTTCGTGATGCTGAGACGAGGCGAGACGGTCTCGACTGTCAGCCTGCCCGACTCGGGCAGCCAGGCTGCGGTGGACCTGATCGCGGCGAAGGCGGTGGCCCGTCTTGGCTGAGCGGGAAGGTCGGCAGCTGTCGCGCCGCTGGGTCGTCTCGGCGGCCACCGTATCTCTCGCCGGCGTCGCGACGGCCGCCTTCGGTGCCACGCGCGGTGGCCACGGCGACGGAGCCGGCCCATCGCGGAGTTCTTCCCCGGTCAGTCCGATTCCCACGACGCCGGCCATCGACCGCGTCGCCCAGGCGAGAACGCGCATCACTGCGTACGTGGAGCGGTACGGCGGCCATCTGGCGGTCGCGGCAGTGGATCGACAGGGAACGGCTGCGGTGACTGTCGGGGCCAAACGGTTCGAGACCGCCAGCATCGTCAAGGTCAACATCCTCGCGGCCCTTCTGCTGCGCCAGAATCCGCCGGGCAAGGCCCTGAGTTCTGACATCCGACGGATGGCCGAAGCCATGATCGTGTCCAGCGACAATGATGCGGCGGTGTCCCTGTGGCAGAGGATCGGGGGCTCGCGTGGCCTCGCCGCCGCGAACCGCGCACTCGGTCTGCGGGAGACCAAGCCGAACAAGCACTGGGGACTCACCACGACCACGGCTGCCGATCAGCTCCGTCTGCTGACCGCGATGACATCGCCGACGGGACCACTGACCCCACCGGATCGAACGTTCGTCATGGGCCTCATGAACAAGGTGGTCCCCGAGCAACGATGGGGGGTCACCGCCGCACGGGAGCCGGGCAATCGTTCGATCTACGTCAAGAACGGCTGGGACACCGTCGACGTCGACGACGGCCGTTGGCTGGTCAACAGCATCGGACGGATCGTCGAGGCGCGTCATGACTGGCTGATCGCCGTGCTCTCCGACCATCACGTGAGCCAGAAAGAAGGCATCCGCGTCGTCGAGAAGACCGCCACGTACGTGCTCAAGGAGATGCGCGTCGCCACTGCCGGCGACGGTCCTGCACAGGGGTAGGGCCGGCGTCCGGGTGGGACGCGTCGGAACGCTACGGACCGTGCGAGAGCACCTACGCCGGTGGCGGCGCTGTCGACTCCCGGATCCGCAGTGATGGGCTGATGACGATGCGGTGGGTGGGCAGGTCAGGGTCGGCGAGCCGGTCGGCGACGAGACGCACGGCGGCCCGTCCGATCGAACGTCGCGGCGGTCGCACCGCGGTCAGCGGTGGGCTGAAGAGCCCGGCGACCTCGTCGTCGTACGCCACGATGGAGAGGTCGCCGGGAACGGACAGGTGCCGCTCCTCGCAGTGCTGCACCAGCGCGATCGCCTCCGCGTCGGCGTGCACCAGCAGCGCCGTCGTCCCGGTCGCCTGGCACTGGTCGAGGACGTCGTTGAGCACCGTGTCTCGCTCAGGTGACCGTGCGTCGGGTGCCACGGCCACCACTGTCGCGTCCGGGTCGAGGCCGCACTCGGTCGTGGCGTCGAGCCATCCTCGCCGTACGTGCTGGCTGGTGGGGCTGTTGGCGTCGAGCACCAAGCCGACCTTGCGGTGTCCGAGTGAGGTGAGGTGGCGTACCGCCATGGCGGCGCCGAGCGCGTGGTCGGTGACTACCGACTCCATGACAGCGTGGTGGCTGCCGACCGTCGCGGTGCGTTCCAGCAGGACGACCGGGATGCCGGCCTGGTCGAGCCACTCGATGGTGCGCTCGGCGGTCGGTGTGTCCATGCTCGGCGCGATGATCAGCGCGTCGACGCCCATCCGCTCCACCAGCCGGGCCAGTTGCGGCTGGTCGTCCTCGGTGTCGTAGGAGGAGCCGCGCAGAACCACACGCATGTCAAGCTCGCGGGCGGCGCTCTCGACGCCCCGAGCCACGTCCGGCCAGTAGTAGTCCAGGGAGGGCACGAGCATGCCGAGGGCGCGCCCGGCCAGCGGGGCCCGGTCTGCGGCGGGTGTCTCGTCGGCTGCGGGGCCGTCGTCGGGCAGGATCAGGGCGACGCCGCCGTGGACCCGGCGAACCAGGCCTTCGGCGGCGAGTTCCGCGATGTCGCGCCGGATGGTGACCGGCGCGGCGCCGAGCACGTGGGACAGGTCGGAGACGCGCATCGAGCCGTCGCGTTGCAGGGCGGTCAGCAGTTGCTGGCGGCGGGTGACCTGAAGCGGCCCGCGGGAGGACTCCGCCGCGGCGACGACAGGACTGTCCTTGGTCATGGGGGACCTCCGAGGAACGCTTCGTGCGGCGAAAGCTCTTGCAGTGCGATGCGGTCGGCGCGGGTCATGGCTCCTCGGACGGATAGACCGTCTGTGAGCGAATCTGATCGTATCAGAGCGCTTATGGCGGCGGCATCGTGCGTTGTTCTGATCGGATGTGCTCACATCGGTTTGGGAGGGGCATTGACTTGCTCGGTTGTGAGCGTTTTACTTCGGAAACCCAGTGGATGCCTGCGCGTCACATTCATGGGCAACGCCCCGCTCGCCACCTTCCACGGAGACGGATCGATGCGACAGGACCTCGGATGACGTTCGGGGCGACCGGCCGGATGGCGCCGGGGACGGGCTCGGACGCCGCTGCCGGCGCGACCTGGAACCGGGATGACTGGCTGACCCTCGCCGACCGGATGCTCGCTGCCGTCCGTCCGTTCGCGTCGCCCGGGCACGCCCTCGTCACCCTTCCCGGCCCGGCGGGCGGTTACGGCCGGGCCATCGATGGCCTGGAAGGCTTCGCTCGCACCTTCCTGCTGGCCGGTTTCCGCATCGCGGGTGCCCGGGGCGTAGGCGTGGACGAGCTCGTGGACCGGTACGCGGCCGGTGTCGCCGCCGGGACCGATCCGCGCTCTCCGGACCGCTGGGTGCGCTTGGACGAGCATCCCCAGGCGAAGGTGGAGGCAGCCTCCATCGCGCTGGTCCTGGACCTGACCCGTCCGTGGATCTGGGATCGGCTGCCGTCCGTGGTGCGCGAGCGGGTGGTGGACTATCTGCGCCCGGCGGTCGGCGACGACACGTACCCACGGATCAACTGGGTCTGGTTCCGGCTGGTCGTGCAGACGTTCCTGCGTTCGGTGGGCGGGCCGCACTCGCTCGACGAGATGAACGAGGACCTGACCACCCACGACGGCTTCGCCCGCGGGGGCGGCTGGATGTCCGACGGGCCGGAGCGCGCCTACGACCACTATGTGGGCTGGGCCCTGCACGTGTACCCGACGCTGTGGTCCCGGATGGCCGGCGCCGCCGACCTGGCCGAGCAGCGCCGCGAACGGGACCTGGCCGGTCTCGACCGCTTCCTGAGCGACGCGGTCGCGCTCGTGGGCGCCGACGGATCACCGTTGATCCAGGGACGAAGCCTGATCTACCGCTTCGCCGCGGCGGCGCCGTTCTGGGTCGGCGCGGTCGCCGGCGTGCCCTCGGTCAGCCTCGGCCAGTTGCGCGGTGCGGCCACCCGCATCGTGCGCCACTTCGTCGCCAACGACGCCTTCGACGAGCGCGGTCTACTCACCCTCGGCTGGCACGGGCCGTGGCCGAGACTGGCGCAGTCGTACTCCGGGCCGGCCTCGCCGTACTGGGCCAGCAAGGGCCTGCTCGGCATCGCGCTACCCGCCGACCATCCGGTGTGGATGACGCCCGAGGAGCCGCTGCCGGTGCAGGAGCGGGACACGGTGCGGGCGATTCACGCGCCGGGCTGGCTGGTCTCGGGCACCCGCGCCGACGGCATCGTCCGCGTCGTCAACCACGGCACCGACCACGCCGTCGAGGGTGCCACCGTGTCGGACTCCCCGCTCTACGCCCGTCTGGGTTACTCCACCGCGACCAGCCCCGTCCTGGACGACAGCGGCTGGGCCAACCCGCTCGACCAGTCCGTCACTCTCGTCGACGACGCGGGTCGGGTCACCCACCGCGCCGGCATGCGCCTGCTGACCGTGCGCGTCGACACCGACGGCGTGGGTGTGGCCGGGTCCCGTGCGCTCGCCCACTGGGTCGACCCGGACCCGGGTCAGCGCGATCACGGCGGCGGCCGCGTGGGCCAGTCCCGACCGGCCGGACACCTCACCGTGTACTCGCTGGTCCGCGGCCCCTGGGAGCTCCGTCTGACCCGCGTCGACAGCCTCGTCGCAGGTGTCGAGGCCGCTGCGCTGCGGCTACGGATCGGCGGCTGGGCCGTTGCCGGAGATGCGACGGCCACCGTCGGCGCCACTGTGACGACGGTGGCCGGGGGTGGCCTCACCAGCTGGCTCGAAAGCGTGCACGGCGGCGGAACGGCCGGCGCCACCGCCGTTCCGCACGGCGGGCCCCTGGCCGGAGGGCTGGTCGTGCCCTGGCTGGACTACCCCGTCCGGCCGGGCACATGGACCGCCACGTTCAGCGAACTGTCCACAGTGCCGGTGGCAACGGGCGGGCGGG belongs to Micromonospora ureilytica and includes:
- a CDS encoding alpha/beta fold hydrolase; translated protein: MTTQKISRFHRAALALVLPVAVIAAVAGCDDSAAPKAAPAASSVAALPSTSTSAAGPASAAPAAGLHMIANNGHQLAFHVTPGSSPTIVLDAGGGEDSSYWDALVPQLSQATGSQIITYDRAGLGASEEVKGPWDPKAAASDLQAGLRELGVTKNVVLAGHSQAGEVAHYFVLANPGVVSGAVLIDANVPQFFTDTQTQRLVALTAPQIEELKKAPSTKANRQLIATADNFGPTHEAYHKVSWPDGVRVIYIVSDKTPFDGSPQDAQAWRDAAAAFTKAGPDRTLVIAEGSSHDVPQDKPALVLKEIEQMTATVK
- a CDS encoding sensor histidine kinase, which translates into the protein MSLLGWSLVLLPGTVLGAVLATLWITSISIAALGVGIPLTLLATVLVRWFADLHRQWAADRLGEPVPARPYQPTPDAGWPVRLWTILRDPTTWRDWIWLVVNSITIWLSCGLSLLFFLFGVVYLTYPLIYQLTPSQVFRTPMGEGFRLHSVAQSFWLVPLGPVFLLLWYVTAVRLANLNARVIRALLGPTEQARLRARVQQLATSRAETVDTQAGELRRIERDLHDGAQARLVSLGMSLGLAEQLLPNDPQAVQQLLAEARESTSRALTELRDLVRGIHPPVLADRGLDGALKALALVNPIPTTVVTRLPGRLPAPIESAAYFAVAEALSNAIKHAQAQQIRITVEFAPHRGGAAGELTMLVSDDGRGGASIDSGTGLRGIVRRLAAFDGTLTVDSPPGGPTEVRMSLPCVS
- a CDS encoding LuxR C-terminal-related transcriptional regulator, whose translation is MRVVIAEDLALLREGLIRILRANSFEVVEAVDNGPALIRSLTTHRPDVAIVDVRLPPTFTDEGLRSAIEARRQIPGLPIMVLSQYVEQIYARELMSDRAGAVGYLLKDRVTDVDQFVASVRQVATGSTVMDPDVVSALLTHRSTDPKLLELSPREHEVLTLMAEGRSNAAIAARMFVTEKTVSNHSNSIFTKLGLKPSEDDNRRILAVLAYLEG
- a CDS encoding SigE family RNA polymerase sigma factor; protein product: MADEDFVEFAQAAAGRLRDAAFLMCRDWHLAQDLTQTTLAKVYANWRRVRRADDPHAYARKILLRCMIDQQRRRSSRELAMSAPPDRGEEHPAELRMTLLDAVATLPLRERAIIVLRYWDDLSVEATAEVVGVSTAVVKSQSMRSLSRLRELLGESRSELFAEERH
- a CDS encoding serine hydrolase, translated to MAEREGRQLSRRWVVSAATVSLAGVATAAFGATRGGHGDGAGPSRSSSPVSPIPTTPAIDRVAQARTRITAYVERYGGHLAVAAVDRQGTAAVTVGAKRFETASIVKVNILAALLLRQNPPGKALSSDIRRMAEAMIVSSDNDAAVSLWQRIGGSRGLAAANRALGLRETKPNKHWGLTTTTAADQLRLLTAMTSPTGPLTPPDRTFVMGLMNKVVPEQRWGVTAAREPGNRSIYVKNGWDTVDVDDGRWLVNSIGRIVEARHDWLIAVLSDHHVSQKEGIRVVEKTATYVLKEMRVATAGDGPAQG
- a CDS encoding substrate-binding domain-containing protein — translated: MTKDSPVVAAAESSRGPLQVTRRQQLLTALQRDGSMRVSDLSHVLGAAPVTIRRDIAELAAEGLVRRVHGGVALILPDDGPAADETPAADRAPLAGRALGMLVPSLDYYWPDVARGVESAARELDMRVVLRGSSYDTEDDQPQLARLVERMGVDALIIAPSMDTPTAERTIEWLDQAGIPVVLLERTATVGSHHAVMESVVTDHALGAAMAVRHLTSLGHRKVGLVLDANSPTSQHVRRGWLDATTECGLDPDATVVAVAPDARSPERDTVLNDVLDQCQATGTTALLVHADAEAIALVQHCEERHLSVPGDLSIVAYDDEVAGLFSPPLTAVRPPRRSIGRAAVRLVADRLADPDLPTHRIVISPSLRIRESTAPPPA
- a CDS encoding DUF2264 domain-containing protein — translated: MTFGATGRMAPGTGSDAAAGATWNRDDWLTLADRMLAAVRPFASPGHALVTLPGPAGGYGRAIDGLEGFARTFLLAGFRIAGARGVGVDELVDRYAAGVAAGTDPRSPDRWVRLDEHPQAKVEAASIALVLDLTRPWIWDRLPSVVRERVVDYLRPAVGDDTYPRINWVWFRLVVQTFLRSVGGPHSLDEMNEDLTTHDGFARGGGWMSDGPERAYDHYVGWALHVYPTLWSRMAGAADLAEQRRERDLAGLDRFLSDAVALVGADGSPLIQGRSLIYRFAAAAPFWVGAVAGVPSVSLGQLRGAATRIVRHFVANDAFDERGLLTLGWHGPWPRLAQSYSGPASPYWASKGLLGIALPADHPVWMTPEEPLPVQERDTVRAIHAPGWLVSGTRADGIVRVVNHGTDHAVEGATVSDSPLYARLGYSTATSPVLDDSGWANPLDQSVTLVDDAGRVTHRAGMRLLTVRVDTDGVGVAGSRALAHWVDPDPGQRDHGGGRVGQSRPAGHLTVYSLVRGPWELRLTRVDSLVAGVEAAALRLRIGGWAVAGDATATVGATVTTVAGGGLTSWLESVHGGGTAGATAVPHGGPLAGGLVVPWLDYPVRPGTWTATFSELSTVPVATGGRAGQAVIDEDVRGLHLAVDWPDGVSTSTRLETEHARPTQVSW